The Eubacteriales bacterium genome window below encodes:
- the recG gene encoding ATP-dependent DNA helicase RecG, which yields MPDLLNLTGIGPKTITLLKKLNIFSVEDLVYFLPRDYTDLKQKTPIFFLKDSDTVLLNASLIDVSLNRIRKNLNILKLKVSDGSSFANVYYFNQAYLKDRFKTGDKICVLGKVKRTNFEIRLDNPEIISNSENLFDILPIYRLTAGLTQKKMRELILNALKKYEVKDDMFSDKTRKEYGLSKRKEAFFNVHFPKDKEMLALAKRRLLFEDLMLFNAFLYKVSSENKSEDFIKVNTDGALCEFFSLLPYEPTSAQRRICGEICEDMQTKRMERLIQGDVGCGKTMIAFFAMYLLVRQGYMAAMMAPTEVLSRQHYEEAKKLFESKNIRIELLVGSMSASEKKEVKERINKGEADLVFGTHALFYENVVPPNLGLVIADEQHRFGVSQRAAFEAKGTPHVMIMSATPIPRTLAMVLYKNLDISIVDEMPPLRKKVKTFIVSEQKRLDMYGYIKKSIVDGSQCYVVCPLIEENEDFPKRSAADVLAELSKIFPKGSVAMLHGKLSAKKKQEIINGFYSGEIKVLVATTVVEVGVNVPNATIMVIENAEMFGLSTLHQLRGRVGRGEKESFCFLVTEADTGPAYERLSMLVSSNDGFLIAQKDLEMRGPGEFLGSRQNGTGDLYMTHLIKDMRILNETQEAYMKMLENGDSEEIMRIENAAEERFADKFDKVTLN from the coding sequence ATGCCAGACCTTTTAAATCTAACTGGTATTGGGCCAAAGACTATAACGCTTTTAAAAAAACTGAATATCTTTTCAGTTGAAGACCTCGTTTATTTTTTGCCAAGAGATTATACAGATTTAAAACAAAAAACGCCGATATTTTTTTTAAAAGATTCTGATACGGTTTTGCTTAATGCGTCTTTAATAGACGTATCTTTAAACCGTATCCGCAAAAACTTAAATATACTTAAGTTAAAAGTTTCAGATGGATCTTCATTTGCCAATGTTTACTATTTTAACCAGGCATATTTAAAAGACAGGTTTAAAACTGGAGATAAGATATGCGTTTTAGGTAAAGTCAAGCGTACTAACTTTGAAATAAGATTAGATAATCCGGAGATAATATCAAACAGCGAAAATTTATTTGATATACTGCCGATATATCGGTTGACAGCAGGGCTGACACAAAAAAAGATGCGTGAGCTTATTTTAAACGCACTTAAGAAATATGAAGTTAAAGACGATATGTTTTCTGATAAAACGCGTAAAGAATACGGGCTAAGTAAGCGTAAAGAGGCATTTTTCAACGTGCATTTTCCAAAAGACAAGGAAATGCTTGCTCTAGCTAAAAGAAGGCTTTTATTTGAGGACTTAATGCTATTTAATGCCTTTTTATATAAGGTCAGCAGTGAAAATAAAAGTGAGGACTTTATAAAAGTTAATACAGACGGTGCACTTTGTGAATTTTTTTCGCTGTTGCCTTATGAACCAACGTCTGCCCAAAGGCGCATCTGTGGCGAGATTTGCGAAGACATGCAAACAAAGCGTATGGAGCGACTGATTCAGGGCGATGTTGGCTGCGGCAAGACCATGATCGCATTTTTTGCTATGTACCTGCTTGTAAGGCAGGGCTACATGGCTGCAATGATGGCACCAACTGAGGTACTCTCAAGGCAGCACTACGAAGAGGCGAAAAAGCTGTTTGAAAGCAAAAATATAAGAATAGAGCTGCTTGTAGGATCTATGAGTGCATCTGAAAAAAAAGAAGTAAAGGAGCGTATAAACAAAGGAGAGGCAGATTTAGTATTTGGTACGCATGCGCTGTTTTATGAAAACGTGGTTCCGCCGAATTTAGGTTTGGTTATAGCTGATGAGCAGCACCGTTTCGGGGTGTCGCAGCGTGCGGCATTTGAGGCTAAAGGTACCCCGCATGTAATGATCATGTCAGCTACGCCGATACCAAGGACGCTTGCAATGGTGCTTTATAAGAACTTGGATATTTCTATAGTAGATGAAATGCCTCCTTTAAGAAAAAAAGTAAAAACTTTTATAGTAAGCGAGCAAAAGCGTCTTGATATGTATGGCTACATAAAAAAAAGCATAGTGGATGGCTCGCAGTGTTATGTGGTCTGCCCGCTTATAGAAGAAAACGAGGATTTCCCAAAAAGGAGTGCAGCTGACGTACTGGCTGAACTTTCTAAAATCTTTCCTAAAGGAAGCGTTGCTATGCTGCATGGGAAGTTGAGCGCAAAGAAAAAACAGGAGATAATAAACGGATTTTATTCTGGTGAAATAAAAGTCTTAGTGGCGACGACAGTTGTTGAAGTTGGCGTAAATGTTCCAAACGCTACTATAATGGTCATAGAAAACGCTGAGATGTTCGGGTTGTCTACTTTGCACCAATTAAGAGGAAGAGTAGGTAGGGGAGAAAAAGAATCCTTTTGCTTTTTAGTAACAGAAGCAGATACAGGCCCTGCATATGAGAGATTAAGTATGCTGGTCAGTTCAAACGATGGATTTTTAATAGCGCAAAAAGACCTTGAGATGAGAGGGCCTGGAGAGTTTCTTGGCAGCAGGCAAAATGGGACAGGCGATCTATACATGACTCATTTGATTAAAGACATGCGTATTTTAAATGAGACTCAAGAAGCATATATGAAGATGCTTGAAAACGGCGACAGCGAAGAAATAATGCGTATTGAGAATGCAGCAGAAGAGAGGTTTGCCGATAAATTTGACAAAGTTACATTAAATTAA
- a CDS encoding DAK2 domain-containing protein, with protein MEEYKITGEMLRDMILSAASLLEENKEALNSLNVFPVPDGDTGTNMTLTMMSAVKEINSVTDVTVHNVAQALALGSLKGARGNSGVILSQLFRGFTQACTGLNDMTTADFAAGLRLGVECAYKAVMKPKEGTILTVARSMADAAVESEDEGVLNLLDNVLREGEKTLIKTPDMLSVLKEAGVVDAGGKGLLIIYSGYKAALNGNQISIDFESMAPQNNEVVESSNAEIEFGYCTEFFIKQLRQGIKLKDVDDFREKLSNIGDCVLVVGDLMLVKVHVHTNEPDKALNEALKLGSLSGIKIDNMREQHNEIIGDFKKKEKEIPQKDIAVVSIAAGEGICAILKELGVDLLVEGGQTMNPSAHDIATAVDSVPSQNVIILPNNKNIILAATQAKSLTGKNIEVVPSKSIPQGISAMMAFNPELKLDENAEKMTKALSNVKTGVVTQAIRDSGMNGRDIKKDEFIGIFESKIVVNKPELDSIPTELLSQMVDEDDCVITGFFGENVNEDDAKELLEEIQDKFPDCDVDMQCGGQPVYMYIFAVE; from the coding sequence TTGGAAGAATATAAAATTACCGGAGAGATGCTTCGGGATATGATTTTATCTGCAGCTTCTCTGTTAGAAGAAAATAAAGAGGCACTAAATTCATTGAATGTCTTTCCTGTGCCCGACGGAGACACCGGAACTAATATGACTTTAACAATGATGTCTGCAGTAAAGGAGATAAACAGTGTAACTGACGTTACAGTACATAACGTCGCGCAGGCACTGGCTTTAGGCTCTTTAAAAGGCGCAAGAGGGAACTCAGGTGTTATTTTATCGCAGCTGTTTAGAGGGTTTACGCAAGCCTGTACCGGGCTTAACGATATGACTACAGCAGATTTTGCAGCCGGTCTTAGGCTGGGTGTCGAATGTGCGTATAAGGCGGTCATGAAGCCAAAGGAAGGCACGATATTAACGGTAGCACGTTCCATGGCAGACGCTGCTGTTGAAAGCGAAGATGAAGGTGTCCTTAATCTGCTTGACAATGTGCTTAGAGAAGGGGAGAAGACCCTTATAAAAACACCGGATATGCTTTCTGTTTTAAAAGAGGCGGGAGTTGTAGATGCTGGCGGCAAGGGCTTGCTAATTATATATAGCGGTTATAAAGCTGCTCTTAACGGCAACCAGATAAGTATAGACTTTGAAAGCATGGCTCCGCAGAATAACGAAGTTGTCGAAAGCAGTAATGCAGAAATAGAATTTGGATATTGCACAGAATTTTTTATAAAACAATTAAGACAAGGAATTAAATTAAAAGATGTAGACGATTTCAGGGAAAAGCTTTCTAATATTGGGGACTGCGTCTTAGTTGTTGGGGATTTGATGCTGGTTAAGGTGCATGTACATACGAATGAACCGGATAAAGCATTGAACGAAGCTCTTAAGTTGGGGTCCTTATCGGGGATCAAGATAGACAACATGAGAGAACAGCACAATGAAATAATAGGCGATTTCAAGAAAAAAGAAAAAGAAATCCCTCAAAAAGACATAGCAGTAGTTTCTATTGCTGCCGGAGAGGGAATATGCGCTATTTTAAAGGAGCTAGGTGTAGACTTACTAGTTGAAGGCGGCCAGACCATGAATCCAAGCGCACATGATATAGCAACAGCAGTAGATAGCGTACCGTCGCAAAACGTTATTATTTTACCTAATAATAAAAATATTATATTAGCCGCGACACAGGCAAAATCGCTGACCGGTAAAAATATTGAGGTGGTTCCGTCAAAATCCATTCCGCAGGGAATAAGTGCTATGATGGCGTTTAATCCGGAATTAAAACTTGACGAGAACGCAGAAAAGATGACTAAGGCCTTAAGCAATGTAAAAACTGGCGTCGTTACACAGGCGATAAGAGACAGTGGTATGAACGGCCGGGATATAAAAAAGGATGAATTTATAGGCATATTTGAATCTAAGATCGTCGTCAATAAACCGGAATTAGACAGTATACCTACAGAGCTGCTATCGCAAATGGTAGACGAAGATGATTGTGTGATAACCGGATTCTTCGGTGAAAACGTTAATGAAGATGACGCAAAAGAGCTTTTAGAAGAGATACAGGATAAGTTCCCGGATTGCGATGTCGATATGCAATGCGGCGGCCAGCCTGTATATATGTACATATTTGCTGTAGAATAA
- a CDS encoding Asp23/Gls24 family envelope stress response protein → MGATVKNMIGSIVFSEEVLANLAGLAAMECYGIVGMASKTAMDGIVQLFKGENLSKGVKVSVDGNNLSIHLYIAVKYGVSMPAVAENVVDTVKYKVEKLTGLSVANLDVTISDIRL, encoded by the coding sequence ATGGGAGCTACTGTAAAAAATATGATAGGTAGTATTGTCTTTTCGGAAGAAGTTCTTGCTAACCTTGCAGGGTTGGCGGCGATGGAGTGCTACGGTATAGTTGGTATGGCCTCAAAAACTGCTATGGACGGTATTGTGCAACTTTTTAAAGGGGAAAACTTGTCCAAAGGCGTAAAAGTATCAGTTGACGGGAATAATTTATCGATTCATCTATACATTGCCGTTAAGTATGGGGTATCAATGCCTGCTGTCGCAGAGAATGTCGTTGATACTGTTAAGTATAAAGTCGAAAAACTTACAGGCCTTAGTGTTGCTAATTTAGATGTAACTATAAGCGACATAAGGTTATAA
- the rpsT gene encoding 30S ribosomal protein S20, whose protein sequence is MPNIKSAKKRVLTIEKRTLKNRAVKTNLKTRLKNFDVAVKSDDPIAKELLRDTVSAVDKAAKKGVIHKNKANRKKSRMAKALNKAQA, encoded by the coding sequence ATGCCTAATATAAAATCTGCTAAAAAGCGTGTATTGACAATTGAGAAAAGAACGCTTAAAAACCGCGCCGTTAAAACCAATTTAAAGACAAGGCTTAAAAATTTTGACGTTGCTGTTAAGTCAGACGATCCAATTGCCAAAGAACTTTTGCGTGATACAGTAAGTGCTGTAGACAAAGCCGCAAAAAAAGGCGTTATACACAAAAACAAAGCTAACCGTAAAAAAAGCAGAATGGCCAAGGCTTTAAACAAAGCGCAAGCTTAA
- the holA gene encoding DNA polymerase III subunit delta — translation MANSVNKNVYLFHGQENFLREAAVKAAVNGVPLNIPELNYMVLDEKTPANDIIVACETLPVMDESRVILVKDSPCFSGDTSGAAKLSEYLPKIPISTVLIFELTYSADTRKKLVKAILNAGKVEHFKKLKGYETVSYLTKDPEINIDRDAAHLLVEYVGSDLLNVLGEIEKLRFIVGKNKIKVADIKKYVNYGVDYEVFLLHGYFMKKDMKNMKRLFDKILDEERSPFSIIGLIAAKFRTLHMVKSLLNLDCSAERIVSLTGLSQFEVKNALLDVKNFSSRDIKDAFTSLADLEVSQKKGEASFDLSTFETLCRIYKVF, via the coding sequence ATGGCAAACAGTGTTAACAAAAATGTATATCTTTTTCATGGGCAGGAAAATTTTCTTAGAGAAGCAGCGGTAAAAGCGGCGGTTAATGGCGTGCCGCTTAACATACCTGAACTTAACTATATGGTATTAGATGAAAAAACGCCCGCTAATGACATCATAGTCGCATGTGAGACACTGCCTGTAATGGATGAATCCAGGGTCATCTTGGTTAAGGATTCGCCCTGTTTTTCAGGCGATACTTCTGGTGCCGCTAAGTTAAGCGAATATCTGCCGAAGATACCTATAAGCACGGTGCTTATATTTGAGTTGACATATAGCGCAGACACCCGAAAAAAATTGGTGAAGGCAATTCTTAATGCCGGAAAAGTAGAACACTTTAAGAAACTAAAAGGGTATGAAACGGTAAGCTACCTTACAAAGGATCCTGAAATAAACATAGACAGGGATGCAGCCCATCTCCTGGTGGAATATGTAGGCAGCGACCTGTTGAATGTGCTTGGTGAAATAGAAAAACTGCGTTTTATCGTTGGTAAAAACAAGATAAAGGTTGCAGATATAAAAAAGTATGTAAATTATGGTGTAGACTACGAAGTTTTTTTGCTTCACGGATATTTTATGAAAAAAGATATGAAAAATATGAAAAGGCTTTTTGATAAGATTTTAGATGAAGAAAGAAGCCCTTTTTCGATAATAGGTTTAATAGCGGCTAAGTTTAGGACCCTTCATATGGTGAAAAGCCTGTTAAACTTAGATTGCAGTGCAGAAAGAATAGTCTCTTTAACGGGCCTATCACAGTTTGAAGTGAAAAATGCGCTTTTAGATGTAAAAAATTTTTCAAGCAGAGATATTAAAGATGCGTTTACCAGCCTTGCGGATTTAGAAGTTTCACAAAAAAAAGGCGAAGCGTCTTTTGATTTATCAACGTTTGAAACGCTCTGCCGGATATACAAAGTTTTCTAG
- a CDS encoding MBL fold metallo-hydrolase yields MLLLVIVLGYMIPYGGLYIAAIDVSQGSATYIRTPNNKTILIDGGSEYNLTLLEDYLQGRGEIDIGIITHDDSDHSYGIKELMEEGKIETVYTNECDAPKISIEENTNKILTLSKGDTLYFDGVKITVYNPGSNSDEDDSNYNSLVLLIEYNGNRILVPGDIPSAVEEDIMAEIGDIDVLFVAHHGAASSTSDEFLKYVKPETAIISVGKNNYGHPSERVLNSLLKACDEIYTTEQNGCVELYIDDKIRVETVR; encoded by the coding sequence TTGCTATTATTAGTGATAGTTTTAGGCTACATGATACCGTATGGCGGATTATATATTGCGGCAATAGATGTATCTCAAGGCAGCGCTACGTATATAAGGACTCCTAATAACAAAACTATACTGATAGACGGTGGCAGTGAGTATAATCTAACCCTGTTAGAAGATTATTTGCAGGGCAGGGGAGAAATAGATATAGGTATAATAACTCATGACGATTCAGACCATTCCTACGGAATAAAAGAGCTTATGGAAGAAGGAAAGATAGAAACTGTCTATACAAATGAATGCGATGCCCCTAAAATAAGTATAGAAGAAAATACGAATAAGATACTCACTCTAAGTAAGGGAGATACTCTATATTTCGACGGAGTAAAAATAACCGTATATAACCCGGGTTCAAACAGCGATGAGGACGATTCCAATTATAATTCGCTGGTATTGCTTATTGAATACAATGGGAATCGTATACTGGTACCGGGAGATATACCCAGCGCAGTCGAAGAAGATATAATGGCTGAAATCGGCGATATAGACGTATTGTTTGTAGCACATCATGGGGCTGCTTCTTCCACGTCAGATGAGTTTTTAAAATATGTAAAACCGGAAACTGCGATTATTTCGGTTGGTAAGAACAACTACGGGCACCCGAGCGAGCGTGTTTTAAATTCGCTCTTAAAGGCCTGCGACGAAATTTATACAACTGAACAAAATGGCTGCGTAGAGCTTTATATAGACGACAAAATAAGAGTAGAAACGGTAAGGTAG
- a CDS encoding ComEC/Rec2 family competence protein, which translates to MAERNTIFNSRPLFFIASLPCFAIGIAVEDAVRLNTPFIFVILFLGILVSALLYMLFKKWFILGILLASVSLGAFCYNLALIPVNQSIPSEQSISITGTISENPEYVTGEISKYVLKGVSITAEDGIKQLEGKVLLTAPAGFEYGDVVYADKASIRYTYEERNPNGYNEQKYLLADGIAFRANADEITKTGQDKNFFKNVFITINKSIAMVIDSTFDASAAPVAKGMLLGDTSSISDDVTSSFSTAGISHIVAVSGLHIGFLAAILVWLLGLLKVGKKISFAVEILILYLFVEIIGAPASAVRAFIMVAVYLIFNLTDKRTDTLIVFSTAFLIILVLSPLSIFKMSFQLSFAAVFGIITVGDLLNRCFKKKKVLSLAAASIGASSGVSLFAARFTGTIAVYSLIGNLLVIPLVAVSLIFILLSVILGLIFAPIAFITAAAGSFIINVIIDIALSISNLPYANISFPSLGILAIALALLLMLVVSKYFFKDKD; encoded by the coding sequence ATGGCAGAAAGAAACACCATTTTTAATTCCCGCCCTTTATTTTTTATTGCCTCGTTGCCGTGTTTCGCAATAGGCATAGCCGTTGAGGATGCTGTAAGATTAAACACGCCCTTCATTTTTGTAATTTTATTTTTAGGCATTTTAGTGTCTGCACTCCTTTACATGCTGTTTAAAAAATGGTTTATATTAGGGATCCTTTTAGCCTCCGTAAGTCTGGGGGCTTTTTGTTATAATTTAGCGCTGATACCGGTAAACCAAAGCATACCGTCTGAGCAAAGCATATCAATAACTGGAACCATATCAGAAAATCCGGAATATGTGACAGGGGAAATCAGCAAGTATGTTTTAAAAGGTGTCAGCATAACAGCGGAAGATGGAATCAAGCAGCTTGAAGGAAAAGTGCTGTTAACGGCACCCGCCGGCTTTGAATACGGCGACGTGGTTTATGCAGATAAAGCAAGTATAAGGTATACCTATGAAGAGAGGAATCCGAATGGATATAACGAACAAAAATACCTTTTGGCAGATGGAATAGCTTTTCGTGCAAATGCAGACGAGATTACTAAGACAGGGCAGGATAAAAACTTTTTTAAAAACGTTTTTATAACTATAAATAAATCTATTGCCATGGTCATAGATTCTACGTTTGATGCTTCTGCCGCTCCGGTAGCAAAGGGCATGCTGCTTGGCGATACATCAAGTATAAGCGATGACGTGACTTCTTCATTCAGCACGGCCGGAATATCACATATAGTTGCTGTGTCTGGGTTGCACATTGGGTTTCTTGCCGCGATTTTGGTTTGGCTTTTAGGGCTTTTAAAAGTAGGTAAAAAGATAAGCTTTGCAGTAGAAATATTGATATTGTATCTGTTCGTTGAGATAATCGGTGCGCCGGCAAGCGCAGTTCGTGCGTTTATTATGGTGGCGGTTTACCTTATATTCAACTTAACAGATAAGAGAACTGATACGCTTATAGTTTTTTCAACTGCATTTTTGATTATACTGGTCTTGTCCCCGCTGAGCATATTTAAAATGTCATTTCAGCTTTCCTTTGCCGCAGTTTTCGGAATAATAACGGTGGGGGATCTTTTAAACCGCTGCTTTAAAAAGAAAAAGGTGCTAAGCCTAGCAGCAGCTTCTATCGGCGCTTCATCTGGCGTATCTTTATTTGCAGCCAGGTTCACGGGTACAATAGCTGTTTATTCGCTGATAGGAAATTTGCTTGTTATACCGCTAGTGGCTGTCTCACTTATATTTATACTCCTATCCGTTATATTGGGGCTTATTTTTGCCCCGATAGCGTTTATAACGGCGGCGGCTGGTAGCTTTATAATAAATGTGATAATCGACATTGCTTTGTCAATTTCAAACCTGCCTTATGCAAACATATCTTTTCCAAGCCTTGGTATCTTGGCAATAGCACTGGCGCTTTTGCTTATGCTCGTAGTGTCTAAATACTTCTTTAAAGACAAAGATTAA
- a CDS encoding MBL fold metallo-hydrolase, translating to MNFTVIGKYGPFPPEGGACSCYLLEFSDKKIVLDMGAGSFSRLMHFVDVFDIDAIFLSHLHFDHMSDIPVFGYAVNAINKKLGQDKKIKLFTPKEPSNIFKLFSREAFDIETINENLKVKLGKAEITFLKMTHPFPSYAIKVDDGEKIFAYSGDTSLNDKLAGFIKGASVALLDANFKHKDKPQNTVHMTITEAAMVAKQANVKKLILTHQSAFNSSREVLNEAIKVFLKSQTAQEMKSIVI from the coding sequence ATGAATTTTACAGTTATAGGAAAATATGGCCCGTTTCCTCCGGAGGGCGGGGCATGTTCTTGTTATTTGCTTGAATTTTCGGATAAAAAGATAGTACTTGATATGGGGGCTGGGTCCTTCTCAAGACTTATGCATTTCGTAGATGTGTTTGATATAGACGCCATATTCTTATCGCATCTTCATTTTGACCATATGTCAGACATACCTGTATTTGGATATGCAGTTAACGCGATCAATAAAAAATTAGGGCAGGATAAAAAAATCAAGCTTTTTACCCCGAAAGAACCTTCAAATATATTTAAACTGTTTTCGCGTGAAGCTTTCGACATAGAAACTATCAATGAAAATTTAAAGGTTAAACTCGGAAAAGCAGAAATAACCTTTTTAAAGATGACGCATCCGTTCCCGTCGTATGCGATAAAAGTTGACGACGGTGAAAAAATATTTGCCTATTCAGGAGATACAAGTTTAAATGATAAACTGGCCGGCTTTATTAAAGGCGCCTCAGTAGCGCTGCTGGATGCCAACTTTAAACATAAGGACAAGCCGCAAAACACGGTTCATATGACGATAACAGAAGCCGCGATGGTCGCTAAGCAAGCAAACGTCAAAAAACTTATTCTGACGCATCAGAGCGCTTTTAATTCCTCCAGGGAAGTACTGAATGAAGCTATCAAAGTGTTTTTAAAAAGCCAAACAGCACAGGAAATGAAAAGCATAGTTATTTAG
- a CDS encoding ECF transporter S component, translating to MECFNKMDKTGKICLAGVMAALVFVVTWLVRIPVPLPTLTGAYINIGDCVIIISSYMLGGVFGACVAGIGSALADILAGASQYIIATLIIKALMAFVFALIARRGKFGMYVFAAVIAELIMVAGYGIYEYFMFGWAVAIASFPYNMVQFAGNLVVSLPLYKAVKYLCKLPFLMKV from the coding sequence ATGGAATGTTTTAACAAAATGGATAAGACGGGTAAAATCTGTCTTGCAGGAGTTATGGCAGCATTAGTATTTGTAGTCACGTGGCTGGTTCGTATTCCGGTTCCACTGCCGACTTTAACTGGAGCCTATATAAACATAGGAGATTGTGTAATAATCATTTCTTCCTATATGTTAGGTGGAGTATTCGGGGCATGTGTGGCCGGTATTGGCAGTGCACTAGCAGATATACTTGCCGGAGCGTCACAATATATAATAGCTACATTGATAATCAAAGCACTGATGGCATTTGTGTTTGCGCTGATAGCTAGGCGCGGAAAATTCGGTATGTATGTGTTTGCCGCAGTTATTGCAGAATTGATAATGGTAGCCGGATATGGCATTTATGAGTATTTTATGTTTGGATGGGCAGTCGCTATTGCCTCTTTCCCATATAATATGGTACAGTTTGCCGGCAATTTAGTAGTCTCTCTGCCGCTTTATAAGGCAGTTAAATACTTATGCAAACTTCCGTTTTTAATGAAGGTATAA